A genome region from Micromonospora peucetia includes the following:
- a CDS encoding family 10 glycosylhydrolase translates to MWIASVANIDWPSRTGLTPAAQQAEYRGWLDLAKQRRMNAVVVQIRPTADAFWPSTYEPWSQWLTGTQGGNPGYDPLAFMVAEAHARNLEFHAWFNPYRVANHTDLSKLAASHPARKNPGWAVAYNGQLYYNPGIPAVRAFVQTAMMDAVNRYDIDAVHWDDYFYPYPGSGGGFPDQATFAQYGAGFSNIGDWRRNNVNLLVQEMSAKIRAVKPWVKLGVSPFGIWRNAGTDPLGSRTTGLQSYDAIYADTRRWVKQGWIDYIAPQIYWHIGHPSADYAELVRWWSETVTGTNVQLLVGQATYRAGASGQDAAWQDPAELTDHLTLNRAYPRIVGDIHFSAKDVRADRIGAVSRAATDHYRRPALAPAGVGGAAPAAPNLTSAVRGSGGVTLNWQRGATGSTAAYAVYRLPGDGAVDPCDLADGRNLLGTVRASGSTGTFTDATAAAGSTYRYLVTGLDRLHHESPASNARVVTGTGGTFSVIVDNATAGGFTAAATWGTSSYLPARYGANYRFAEPQAVSDPAWFSATLPAAGSYRVEVWYPADPGYNSATPYLVATAGGTVTARVDQRAGGGQWRVLGTYDLTAGTRQVVGVSRWTSTTGYVVADAVRITRL, encoded by the coding sequence ATGTGGATCGCCAGCGTGGCCAACATCGACTGGCCCAGCCGCACCGGGCTCACCCCGGCCGCCCAGCAGGCCGAATACCGGGGCTGGCTCGACCTGGCCAAGCAGCGGCGGATGAACGCCGTCGTCGTGCAGATCCGCCCGACCGCTGACGCGTTCTGGCCGTCGACCTACGAGCCGTGGTCGCAGTGGCTCACCGGCACCCAGGGCGGCAATCCCGGCTACGACCCGCTGGCCTTCATGGTGGCCGAGGCGCACGCCCGCAACCTGGAGTTCCACGCCTGGTTCAACCCGTACCGGGTGGCCAACCACACCGACCTGAGCAAGCTGGCGGCCAGCCACCCGGCCCGCAAGAACCCGGGCTGGGCCGTCGCCTACAACGGCCAGCTCTACTACAACCCCGGCATCCCCGCCGTCCGCGCCTTCGTGCAGACCGCCATGATGGACGCCGTCAACCGCTACGACATCGACGCGGTGCACTGGGACGACTACTTCTACCCGTACCCGGGTAGCGGCGGGGGCTTCCCCGACCAGGCCACCTTCGCCCAGTACGGCGCCGGCTTCAGCAACATCGGCGACTGGCGGCGTAACAACGTCAACCTGCTGGTGCAGGAGATGAGTGCCAAGATCCGGGCGGTCAAGCCGTGGGTGAAGCTCGGCGTGAGCCCGTTCGGCATCTGGCGCAACGCCGGCACCGACCCGCTCGGCTCGCGCACCACCGGCCTCCAGTCGTACGACGCGATCTACGCCGACACCCGCCGCTGGGTGAAGCAGGGCTGGATCGACTACATCGCCCCGCAGATCTACTGGCACATCGGCCACCCCTCGGCCGACTACGCGGAGCTGGTCCGCTGGTGGTCCGAGACCGTGACCGGCACCAACGTACAGCTGCTCGTCGGGCAGGCCACCTACCGCGCCGGGGCGTCCGGGCAGGACGCCGCCTGGCAGGACCCGGCCGAGTTGACCGACCACCTCACGCTCAACCGCGCGTACCCCCGGATCGTCGGCGACATCCACTTCAGCGCCAAGGACGTCCGCGCCGACCGCATCGGCGCCGTCTCCCGGGCGGCGACCGACCACTACCGCCGGCCCGCGCTGGCGCCGGCAGGGGTGGGCGGCGCGGCGCCCGCCGCGCCGAACCTCACCTCGGCGGTACGCGGCAGCGGCGGCGTCACGCTGAACTGGCAGCGCGGCGCGACCGGCAGCACGGCCGCGTACGCGGTGTACCGGCTGCCCGGTGACGGCGCGGTCGACCCCTGCGATCTGGCCGACGGCCGCAACCTGCTCGGCACGGTCCGCGCCTCGGGCAGCACCGGGACGTTCACCGACGCCACCGCCGCAGCCGGTTCCACCTACCGCTACCTGGTGACCGGGCTGGACCGGCTGCACCACGAGAGCCCGGCCAGCAACGCGCGGGTGGTCACCGGCACCGGCGGCACGTTCAGCGTGATCGTGGACAACGCCACCGCCGGTGGCTTCACCGCCGCCGCCACCTGGGGCACGTCGTCGTACCTCCCGGCGCGGTACGGCGCCAACTACCGGTTCGCCGAACCGCAGGCGGTCAGCGACCCGGCCTGGTTCAGCGCGACGCTGCCCGCCGCCGGCTCGTACCGGGTCGAGGTCTGGTACCCGGCCGACCCCGGCTACAACAGCGCCACGCCGTACCTGGTGGCGACGGCGGGCGGGACCGTGACGGCCAGGGTCGACCAGCGCGCCGGCGGCGGCCAGTGGCGGGTGCTCGGCACCTACGACCTCACCGCGGGGACGCGCCAGGTCGTCGGGGTCAGCCGCTGGACCAGCACGACGGGGTACGTCGTCGCCGACGCCGTCCGGATCACCCGGCTCTGA
- a CDS encoding App1 family protein, which yields MPPTPAGQLAVPNLHRAARIEDAVHSLVERRLRRTGWRTNIIAYAGYGGSGWVRVMCRVLLGRPDIRQRGRLEKVRGWRSFTTLPAKHVTVSIEAGGVRHEARADRSGFVDVVVEADLPPGWGSVRISLPDAEPVEAPVRILDPEVRFGILSDIDDTVMVTALPRPLLAAWNTFVLDEHARNAVPGMAVLYERLVTAHPGAPVFYLSTGAWNVAPTLTRFLSRHLYPAGPLLLTDWGPTADRWFRSGREHKRVTLARLSREFPEVKWLLVGDDGQHDPEIYREFAAAHPENVAGVAIRRLSPTQAVLAGGLPAAAGESSAGPVGQKWLSAPDGAGLWKLLRDAGLV from the coding sequence GTGCCACCCACTCCCGCCGGCCAGTTGGCCGTACCTAACCTGCACCGGGCCGCGCGGATCGAGGATGCCGTGCACTCGCTGGTGGAGCGCCGGCTGCGGCGTACCGGCTGGCGGACGAACATCATCGCGTACGCCGGCTACGGCGGGTCCGGTTGGGTGCGGGTGATGTGCCGGGTGCTGCTGGGGCGGCCGGACATCCGGCAGCGGGGCCGGCTGGAGAAGGTGCGCGGGTGGCGCAGCTTCACCACGCTGCCGGCCAAGCACGTCACCGTGAGCATCGAGGCCGGCGGGGTGCGGCACGAGGCGCGGGCCGACCGCAGCGGGTTCGTCGACGTCGTCGTCGAGGCGGACCTGCCGCCCGGCTGGGGTTCGGTGCGGATCAGCCTGCCGGACGCCGAGCCCGTCGAGGCGCCGGTGCGCATTCTCGACCCGGAGGTGCGCTTCGGCATCCTTTCCGACATCGACGACACGGTCATGGTCACCGCGCTGCCCCGCCCGCTGCTGGCCGCCTGGAACACGTTCGTCCTCGACGAGCACGCCCGCAACGCCGTGCCCGGCATGGCGGTGCTCTACGAGCGGCTGGTCACCGCGCACCCGGGCGCCCCGGTCTTCTATCTCTCCACCGGCGCCTGGAACGTTGCGCCGACGCTGACCCGGTTCCTGTCCCGGCACCTCTACCCGGCCGGGCCGTTGCTGCTGACCGACTGGGGGCCGACCGCCGACCGCTGGTTCCGCAGCGGGCGGGAGCACAAGCGGGTCACCCTGGCCCGGCTGTCCAGGGAGTTCCCCGAGGTGAAGTGGCTGCTGGTCGGCGACGACGGGCAGCACGACCCGGAGATCTACCGCGAGTTCGCGGCGGCCCATCCGGAGAACGTGGCCGGGGTGGCGATCCGTCGGTTGTCGCCCACGCAGGCGGTGCTGGCCGGTGGCCTGCCCGCCGCGGCCGGCGAGTCGTCGGCGGGACCGGTGGGGCAGAAGTGGCTCTCCGCGCCCGACGGCGCGGGGCTGTGGAAGCTGCTGCGCGACGCCGGCCTGGTCTGA
- the yaaA gene encoding peroxide stress protein YaaA has protein sequence MLILLPPSEGKADAGTGRRLDLARLSLPELTGAREEVLTALVALSADGDEEAARAALGLSEGQRGELRRNARLWAAATAPAGHVYTGVLYEALDLATLPATAQRAARRSVLISSGLWGAVRLTDRIPPYRCPIGARLPEVGALSAYWRRALAPVMATAVGDGPVLDLRSGAYAATWAPRGELAERTVTVRVLHEREVDGVPVRSVVSHFNKATKGRLVRDLLTAGARPRTVGGLLTALRDLKYPVLEQPAPAGRPRPVDVIVTEL, from the coding sequence ATGCTCATCCTGCTGCCGCCCTCCGAGGGGAAGGCCGACGCCGGCACGGGCCGGCGGCTGGACCTCGCCCGGCTCTCCCTGCCGGAGCTGACCGGCGCCCGGGAGGAGGTGCTGACGGCGCTGGTGGCGCTCAGCGCCGACGGCGACGAGGAGGCGGCCCGGGCGGCACTGGGGCTCAGCGAGGGCCAGCGCGGCGAACTGCGGCGCAACGCCCGGCTGTGGGCGGCGGCCACCGCGCCCGCCGGCCACGTCTACACCGGGGTGCTCTACGAGGCGCTCGACCTCGCCACGCTGCCGGCGACCGCGCAGCGGGCCGCCCGCCGGTCGGTGCTGATCAGCTCAGGGCTGTGGGGCGCGGTACGCCTCACCGACCGGATCCCGCCCTACCGGTGCCCGATCGGGGCGAGGCTGCCGGAAGTCGGCGCCCTGTCGGCGTACTGGCGGCGGGCGCTCGCACCGGTGATGGCCACCGCCGTCGGCGACGGGCCGGTGCTCGACCTGCGCTCCGGCGCGTACGCGGCCACCTGGGCGCCCCGGGGCGAGTTGGCCGAGCGCACGGTGACCGTCCGGGTGCTGCACGAGCGGGAGGTCGACGGCGTGCCCGTCCGGTCGGTGGTGAGCCACTTCAACAAGGCGACCAAGGGCCGGCTGGTCCGCGACCTGCTGACCGCGGGCGCCCGACCGCGCACCGTCGGCGGGCTGCTGACCGCGCTGCGCGACCTGAAGTATCCGGTGCTGGAGCAGCCCGCCCCGGCCGGCCGGCCACGTCCGGTCGACGTGATCGTCACGGAGCTGTAA
- a CDS encoding TAXI family TRAP transporter solute-binding subunit, with translation MQRVSRTRFHRVRPRPARPPALLALLLVVTSPGLAGCQDPPEPPMRIRIATGSPTAVYHAFGQSLAAILNRELPDVQASVVVTAASAENVRLVGAGEAELGFTQADVLPAAPAAHPSVVAVARVYDDLLHLVTTAGGPVRTLADLRGRRVSVGAPGSGTEITAVRLLEVARLGGDRVRQERLGLDDSVAALRAGTIDAFFFSGGLPVRAVEQLTADSATRIVDLGEWTGPLRESNPEVYVSRDIPRSVYGTDPVTTVANPNFLIVRADLPAPLIREVTRLLMERRQELAAAHPAAGRMSQRSAIATAPLPLHPGAADWYRSAKP, from the coding sequence GTGCAGCGCGTGAGTCGCACCCGGTTCCACCGTGTCCGTCCGCGCCCCGCCCGTCCACCGGCGCTGCTGGCGCTGCTGCTGGTGGTGACGTCGCCCGGCCTCGCCGGCTGCCAGGACCCTCCCGAACCGCCGATGCGGATCCGGATCGCGACCGGCAGCCCGACGGCGGTCTACCACGCCTTCGGGCAGTCGCTGGCCGCCATCCTCAACCGGGAACTGCCGGACGTCCAGGCCAGTGTGGTGGTCACCGCCGCCTCGGCGGAGAACGTCCGGCTGGTCGGCGCCGGCGAGGCCGAGCTGGGATTCACCCAGGCCGACGTGCTGCCGGCGGCACCGGCGGCACACCCGTCCGTGGTCGCGGTCGCCCGGGTCTACGACGACCTGCTGCACCTGGTCACCACCGCCGGCGGTCCCGTCCGCACGCTGGCCGACCTACGCGGGCGGCGGGTGTCCGTGGGCGCGCCCGGGTCCGGCACCGAGATCACCGCCGTCCGGCTGCTGGAGGTGGCGCGGCTGGGCGGCGACCGGGTGCGCCAGGAGCGGCTCGGCCTCGACGACTCCGTCGCGGCGCTGCGGGCCGGCACGATCGACGCGTTCTTCTTCTCCGGCGGGCTGCCCGTGCGGGCGGTGGAGCAGCTCACGGCCGACAGCGCGACCCGGATCGTCGACCTCGGCGAGTGGACCGGGCCGCTACGCGAGAGCAACCCGGAGGTCTACGTGTCCCGGGACATCCCCCGCTCGGTGTACGGCACGGACCCGGTGACGACGGTGGCCAATCCGAACTTCCTGATCGTCCGGGCCGACCTGCCGGCGCCGCTGATCCGGGAGGTGACCCGGCTGCTGATGGAACGCCGTCAGGAGCTGGCCGCCGCGCATCCGGCCGCCGGCCGGATGAGCCAGCGCTCGGCCATCGCCACCGCCCCGCTGCCGCTGCACCCCGGCGCCGCCGACTGGTACCGCTCCGCCAAGCCCTGA
- a CDS encoding response regulator transcription factor, protein MGARVRILLVEDDRRVAAALSSALTRRGYEVEHAATVAAALSAAPCDLVLLDLTLPDGDGTDLCRELRRRSSQLGIIAVTARGEERDRVLGLRLGADDYVVKPFSMTELQARIEAVLRRAAHAVPERNLIEVGPVRVDVAARTVTVAGRPVALTRKEFDVLLSLARQPGVAVARERILLDAWGTTWGDGHTVEVHVGSLRGKLGDARLVETVRGVGYRLRGE, encoded by the coding sequence ATGGGGGCACGGGTGCGCATCCTGCTGGTCGAGGACGACCGTCGGGTGGCCGCGGCGCTCTCCTCCGCCCTGACCCGCCGGGGGTACGAGGTGGAGCACGCCGCGACCGTCGCCGCGGCGCTCTCCGCCGCCCCCTGCGACCTGGTGCTGCTGGACCTGACCCTGCCCGACGGGGACGGCACCGATCTGTGCCGGGAACTGCGGCGGCGCAGCAGCCAGCTCGGCATCATCGCGGTGACCGCCCGGGGCGAGGAACGGGACCGGGTGCTCGGCCTGCGGCTGGGCGCGGACGACTACGTGGTGAAGCCGTTCTCCATGACCGAGCTACAGGCCCGCATCGAGGCGGTGCTGCGCCGCGCGGCGCACGCCGTGCCGGAACGCAACCTGATCGAGGTGGGGCCCGTACGCGTCGACGTGGCCGCCCGGACGGTCACCGTGGCCGGCCGGCCGGTGGCACTGACCCGCAAGGAGTTCGACGTCCTGCTCTCCCTGGCCCGGCAACCCGGCGTGGCGGTGGCCCGGGAGCGGATCCTGCTCGACGCCTGGGGCACCACCTGGGGCGACGGGCACACGGTCGAGGTGCACGTCGGGTCGCTGCGCGGCAAGCTGGGCGACGCCCGCCTGGTGGAGACCGTACGCGGGGTCGGCTACCGGCTGCGCGGCGAGTGA